In Oryza brachyantha chromosome 2, ObraRS2, whole genome shotgun sequence, a single window of DNA contains:
- the LOC107303518 gene encoding uncharacterized protein LOC107303518 gives MENICSEVADFEKAYHVIIGKPALVKFMAVPHYTYLMVKMPGPHGVITLRSDIKQAFSCETESCEIAQPAEEQAGREQIREASTCKTEDDDLPSKKVAKITSNEKKQIALDPTDSSKFTFIGTQLDSK, from the coding sequence ATGGAGAACATCTGTTCTGAAGTCGCTGACTTCGAGAAGGCGTACCACGTCATCATCGGCAAGCCCGCGTTGGTGAAGTTCATGGCGGTCCCGCACTACACCTACCTTATGGTTAAGATGCCCGGGCCACATGGTGTCATCACCCTGCGCAGCGACATCAAACAGGCCTTCAGCTGCGAAACAGAGAGCTGCGAGATTGCACAACCGGCTGAAGAACAAGCTGGCCGGGAGCAGATACGCGAAGCCTCGACTTGCAAGACGGAGGACGATGATCTACCATCTAAAAAGGTGGCAAAAATCACCTCCAACGAGAAGAAGCAGATCGCCCTCGACCCCACCGACTCGTCTAAATTTACTTTCATAGGAACTCAATTAGATTCCAAATAG